The genomic region TGTTGCCGAGCGGCGTGCCGTATTCCGCGTTCGACTGCAGGTAGTACCCGCGGCTCGGAACCAGCGCGCTGTCGCGATTGTCGCGCGACCAGCCCACCGTCAACGGATAGTTGTTCACCACGCGTCCGAACTCGTGGACGTAGTTGATGTACGACTGCGGCGTCGACGAATCGGTGTCCATCGTGTTCTGCTCGGCGCCAACGCCGAAGAACACCGTGTCCTGCTCCGAGAACGGGATGCCGAACTTCGTGTCGGCGCCCATCGTCACGATCTTGAAGCTCGAATCCGTCGAGTAGTAGAGCGGCTGATACGTGCGGTAGTAGGCGTCCGTAATGCGCTTGATGCCGTCGATGGTGAAGTACGGATCGACTTGCGTGACGGTCAGCGTGCGGTACGTCTTCGCCGTATTCACGTTGACGGAAAGGCTCGTGCCCGAACCGAACACGTTGTCCTGCGACACGCCCGCCGAGAGCACCACCTTGTCCGTCGACGAGAAGCCCGCGCCCAGCGTGATCGCGCCGGTCGGCTTTTCGGCCACCTTGACGTCGACGTCCACCTGGTCGTTCGTGCCTTCGACCGGCGACGTGGTGACATCCACGTCCGTGAAGTAGCCGAGACGATTGACGCGGTCCTTCGACAGCGCGAGGCGGCTCGAATCGAACCAGGAGCTTTCGAGCTGGCGCATTTCGCGGCGCACCACTTCATCGCGCGTGCGCGTATTGCCGACGATGTTCACGCGACGCACATACACGCGGCGGCTCGGGTCCACCTGCAGCGTCAGCGCCACGGTGTGATGCGCCTGGTCGATCTCCGGCTGCGCGTTGACCTGAGCGAACGCATAGCCGTATTCGCCGAGCTTGTCGACGATGGCCTTCGTGGTGGCCTGCAGCTTTTCAGCCGAGAACAGTTGCCCCGGCTTCACGGTGATGAGCTTGTTGAGCTCGGCTTCGCGGTCGAGCAGATTGCCCGAGAGCTTCACGCTGCTGACCTTGTACGGCTCGCCTTCGTGCACGGCGACCGTCAGGTACATGTCCTTCTTGTCCGGCGAAATCGACACCTGCGTGGAGTCGATGCTGAACTCCAGGTAGCCGTGATTCAGATAATACGAGCGGACGTTCTCGAGGTCGCCCGTCAGTTTCTCTTTCGCGTAGAGATCGCTCTTGGTGTACCAGGAGAACCAGTTCGGCGTCGAAAGCTGCATCTCGCCGAGCAGCGTGCCCGTGCTGACCGCCTTGTTGCCGACGAAGTTGATCTGGCGAATCTTCGCGCTCGGGCCTTCGGCCACCGAGAAAAGAATCGACACGCGGTTGCGGTCCACCGGCGTGACCGTCGTCGTGACTTCCGCCGCGTAGTAGCCGCGCGTCAGGTACTGGCGCTTGAGTTCCTGCTCGGCCTTGTCGAGCAGCGACTTGTCGTACGAGCGGCCCTGCGAGAGACCCACCGAACGCAGCGCCTTGGTGATCGTATCTTTGTCGAATTCGTGCAGGCCCGAGAATTCGATGTCCGAGATGGCCGGCCGCTCCTGTACCTGCACCACCACGACGTTGCCTTCCGTTGCGACCTGGACGTCGTTGAAGAAGCCCGTTGCGTACAGCGCGCGAATCGCTTCGGAGGCCTTGTCGTCGGTGAACGTGTCGCCTTGCTTGATCGGCAGGTAAGCGAATACGGAGCCCGGCTCGATGCGTTGAAGACCTTCGATCCGGATATCCTGCACGACGAACGGCGTGGTGGCGTGTGCCGCCATGCCCGTTGCGGCGAGCGCCGCGGCCACAGCCGACTTAGGAACAAAGCGATGAGGTTTGAACAACGTGCTTCCCCAGTATTAAAGCTGCATTCGTTCCGGCGGGCGCTTCGCGAGCGCCGCCAGAAATTATCAAAGTGGATCAGAAACGGATCAGGCGCGTGAGGTCGTTGAACAGCGCGATCATCGACAGAGCGACGATGCAGACCAACCCCGCCCGCTGCAGAACCAGCTGCCAGCGATCGGACACCGCCTTGCCGGTAACGGCTTCAACCAAATAATATAACAGATGCCCACCGTCCAGAACCGGAATCGGTAACAAGTTCAACACACCCAGACTGATGCTCACGAGCGCCAGAAACGACACGAACGCCGTCACGCCGAGCCGCGCGCTCTTGCCCGCGTAGTCCGCGATGGTCACGGGCCCTGAGAGGTTCTTGAGCGACGCTTCCCCGACGATCATCCGCCCGAACATGCGCAGCGAGTACACGCTGATGTCCCATGTGCGGTTCACGCCGAGACGCAGGCTTTCGATCGGGCCGTAACGCACGTCGACCGTCGGCAACTGGTTGGCGAGCGCCGCGCCGATGCGCCCGATGTCTTTGCCCGTCGACGCGTCGCGTTTCACGTCCGGCACGATCTGCACCGACTCGCTTTTGATGCCGTTGCCCGCGCCGCGTTCGATCAGAAGCGTGACTGGTTTGCCGCCGTGCGCCTTCACGTAGTCGATGAAGCTCGTGGCGTTATCGACCGCGCGGCCGTCGATCGCGCGCAGCTTGTCGCCGGCGGCGAGCCCGCTCTTCTGCGCCGCGCTGCCCGGCTCGACGCCCGCGACCGTCAGCGTGCCGCCGCCCGGCGCAAAGCCGAGCTTGTCCATGAAGTCCTGATCGGCGTCCGGGTCGGTGATGCCCGCGACGCTGACCGGAAAGTCGAACGTGCCTTCGTGCGTCTTCGCCGTCAGCACGATGCGCCGATGATCGAACGACGCATCGAGCAGCTTCCAGCGCAGGTCGGACCACGAGCGGATGGGGTGTGTCTCGCCGCCTTGCGAATCGCGCATCGACACGATCTTCTCGCCGCCTTCGAAGCCTGCGCGCGCGGCTGCCGTGCCGGGCGCGGGCGCGGAGACAATCGCCTGCGGCTCCGTCACGCCGCCCGCGAACACCGCGGAAAAGAGCGCGATCGCGAGCAGAAAATTCGCGGCCGGTCCAGCCACGACGATGGCGATGCGCTTGATGACCGGCTGCCGGTTGAACGCGCGCGGCAGGTCTTCCGGCGCAATGCCGTCTTCCGCTTCGCGCTCGTCGAGCATCTTCACGTAGCCGCCGAGCGGCAGCGCGGAGATCGTCCATTCGACGCCCGTTTTCCTGCTGACCCAGCGCACGAGCGGCTTGCCGAAGCCCACCGAAAAGCGCAGCACCTTCACGCCGCACATTCGGGCGACGCTGTAGTGACCGAATTCGTGGACGACGACGAGCACGCCTATCGCGACGACGAAGGCGACGATTTCGGTCAGGAAGTTCATGACGGCCTCAATGGGCGATGGGTTCGGCGCCGGACGCGCTCGCAGTGAGTTCCGCGACGAAACCGGACGCGAGACGGCGCGCGTTCGCATCGGCGGCGATGACGTCGTCGAGCGTGGCGGCGCTCGCGTTCGGCAGCGCGTTCAGCACGCGCTCCACGACGCCGCCGATCGACATGAATCCGATGCGGCGCGCGAGGAAGGCTTCGACGGCGATTTCGTTCGCGGCGTTCAGTGCGGCGCTCGCGGTGCCGCCCGCTTCGAGCGCTTCGATGGCAAGCGCGAGGCACGGAAAGCGCGCGAAGTCCGGCTTCTCGAACGTGAGCGATGCGATTTGCGCCAGGTCGAGCGGCGCGACGCCCGAATCGACGCGCTCAGGGAACGCCAGCGCGTGCGCGATGGGCGTGCGCATGTCCGGATTGCCGAGCTGCGCGAGCACGGAGCCGTCGGCGTAGGACACCATCGAATGGATCACGCTCTGAGGATGAATCAGCACTTCGATGCGCGAACCGGGCACATTGAAGAGCCAGTGCGCTTCGATCACTTCCAGACCCTTGTTCATCATCGTCGCGGAATCGACGGAGATTTTGCGGCCCATCGCCCAGTTCGGATGCTTGCAGGCTTCGTCGGGCGTGACGTCGACGAGCGTGGCCGGCTCACGCGTGCGGAACGGGCCGCCCGACGCGGTCAGAATGATCTTGGAGACACCGCCGTGGAGTTGCGCCTCCTTCTCGCCGCAAGGCGGCAGGCACTGGAACACGGCGTTGTGCTCGCTGTCGACCGGCAGCAGGACGGCGCCGTTGTCGCGCACCGCGTCCATGAAGATCTGCCCGGACATGACGAGCGCTTCCTTGTTCGCCAGCAAAATGCGCTTGCCGGCGCGGGCTGCCGCGAGACTGGGCGCGAGGCCCGCTGCGCCGACGATCGCCGCGACGACCGTATCGCACTGCGAAGAACGCGCCACGTCGACGAGCGCGTCGGGACCGTGCGTCACCTCGGTCTTGCAGCCGGCCGCGCGCAATGCCGCGGCCACGCGCGCGGCGGTTTCGGCGTCGCCGACGACCGCCACTTCGGGCGCAAATCGCAAGCATTGCGCGACGAGCTTGTCGCCGTTTCGGTGAGCGGTGAGCGCGTAGACCGAGAACCGGTCGGGATGCCGCGCCACGACGTCGAGCGTGCTGTCGCCGATCGAGCCCGTGGAGCCGAGCAATGTAAGACGTTTTTGCATGAATTCTTCTCTAGCCGAATCAGCCGAGCATCAACAAGGCAATCGGCAATACAGGCAATAGTGCGTCGATGCGGTCGAGCACCCCGCCGTGGCCGGGCAGAAGACCGCTCGAATCCTTCACGCCCGCCTGGCGCTTCAGGAGCGATTCGAACAGATCGCCGACCACGCTGAACGCGACGAGCACGGTCAGCGCGACCAGCGCGCGCGCCCAGCCGAGATGTCCGACGAATGCGGTGAACAAAGTCGGCGCGTACAGGCCGGTGGCGGCAGCCAGCGAGCCGATCACCATGACGGCCAACCAGCCGCCCATTGCGCCTTCCCACGTTTTGCCGGGACTGATCGACGGCGCGAGCTTGTGGCGGCCCAATGCTTTTCCGGCGAAGTATGCGCCTATGTCCGCCAGCCAGACGACTAGTAGAAGCGATAGCACAAAAGCCACGCCGACCGTGCGCGCCGCGACAACGGCGTGCCAGCACGCGACGAACACGACGATCCCGGCGAACAGCAAAAATGCGCGCCACGCGCCGCCCGCGAGCACCGGCTTACGCAAGAGCGCATAAGGCCCCGCCAGCACCCAGAAAATCGCGGCCATCTGAAACACCGCTTTCGGCGCGACGCCGAGATAGGTGCTGAAAATGAGTGCGAGTCCCGCGACCAGCGCATAAGCCACCGGGCCGGCGCCGTTGAGCTTGAGCAGGCGCCCCCACTCCCACGCCGCGAACACGACGACGAACCCGATCAGCGCGCCGAAGGCGCCGATCGGCGCAAACAGCGTGACTGGCACGAGGATCGCGAGGAGGACGATTGCCGTGATGACACGCGTCTTTAGCATGAAAGGGTGTCGGCCTTCTGCGATTGGGAAGCGAGTTGCGCGCTGGTGCGCCCGAAGCGGCGCTCACGGTCGCCATACGATGCGATCGCGCGGTCGAGCGCGTCGGCGTCGAAATCGGGCCAGTAGGTATCGGTGAAATAGAACTCGGTGTAGGCAAGCTGCCACAGCAGGAAATTGCTGATGCGCTGCTCGCCGCCCGTGCGGATGAAGAGATCCGGCTCGGGCGCGTAAGCCATCGCGAGATGTTCGGCAAAGGACTCGTCGTCCACGCGCGCGGGCGTGCCCTGTTCGAGCGATTGCGCGATGAGCTTTTTCGTCGCCTGCATGATGTCCCAGCGCCCGCCGTAATTGGCGGCGATGGTGAGCGTCAGGCGCGTATTGCGTGCGGTCTTGGTTTCGGCGCGCTGAATGAGCGCACGGATGCGGTCATCGAACATCGCAACGTCGCCGACCACGCGCAGACGGATGCCGTTCGCGTGCAGCTTGCCGATTTCGCGCTCGAGCGCGGTCACGAACAGGCGCATCAGAAACGACACTTCTTCCGTTGGACGGCGCCAGTTCTCGGAACTGAACGCGAAGAGCGTCACGAACTCGACGCCGCGCCGCGCGCAGCTTTCGACGGTGGCGCGCACGGCATCCACGCCGCGCGTATGACCGGCGACGCGCGGCAAACGCCGCTCGGTCGCCCAACGGCCATTGCCGTCCATGATGATCGCGACGTGGCGCGGGACAGCCGCGACATCGGGCACGCGAACGGTAGAGCTGGTATAGGTCATGGCCGCTGAATCTTGTAATCGACGGGAAGTGAAACGCCAGCCTGCGGGCATGAGCGCGCGGCCGGCAGGACCGGTTACGGCCTCACACCGTCATGATTTCGGCTTCTTTCGTCTGAACGAGCTTGTCGATTTCGGCGACGAACTTGTCGGTG from Caballeronia sp. Lep1P3 harbors:
- the bamA gene encoding outer membrane protein assembly factor BamA, which produces MFKPHRFVPKSAVAAALAATGMAAHATTPFVVQDIRIEGLQRIEPGSVFAYLPIKQGDTFTDDKASEAIRALYATGFFNDVQVATEGNVVVVQVQERPAISDIEFSGLHEFDKDTITKALRSVGLSQGRSYDKSLLDKAEQELKRQYLTRGYYAAEVTTTVTPVDRNRVSILFSVAEGPSAKIRQINFVGNKAVSTGTLLGEMQLSTPNWFSWYTKSDLYAKEKLTGDLENVRSYYLNHGYLEFSIDSTQVSISPDKKDMYLTVAVHEGEPYKVSSVKLSGNLLDREAELNKLITVKPGQLFSAEKLQATTKAIVDKLGEYGYAFAQVNAQPEIDQAHHTVALTLQVDPSRRVYVRRVNIVGNTRTRDEVVRREMRQLESSWFDSSRLALSKDRVNRLGYFTDVDVTTSPVEGTNDQVDVDVKVAEKPTGAITLGAGFSSTDKVVLSAGVSQDNVFGSGTSLSVNVNTAKTYRTLTVTQVDPYFTIDGIKRITDAYYRTYQPLYYSTDSSFKIVTMGADTKFGIPFSEQDTVFFGVGAEQNTMDTDSSTPQSYINYVHEFGRVVNNYPLTVGWSRDNRDSALVPSRGYYLQSNAEYGTPLGNTTYAKFDAQFQYYYSFARGFVLGFNLQGGYGKGLDGQTYPIFKNYYAGGIGSVRGYSPSSLGPRDSKTNDPIGGSRMAVGNIELTFPLPGTGYDRTLRVFTFLDAGNVWGDPNQGGTTSGANGLRYGYGLGLAWISPIGPLKLSLGFPLQKHTGDQYQKFQFQIGTAF
- the rseP gene encoding RIP metalloprotease RseP, whose protein sequence is MNFLTEIVAFVVAIGVLVVVHEFGHYSVARMCGVKVLRFSVGFGKPLVRWVSRKTGVEWTISALPLGGYVKMLDEREAEDGIAPEDLPRAFNRQPVIKRIAIVVAGPAANFLLAIALFSAVFAGGVTEPQAIVSAPAPGTAAARAGFEGGEKIVSMRDSQGGETHPIRSWSDLRWKLLDASFDHRRIVLTAKTHEGTFDFPVSVAGITDPDADQDFMDKLGFAPGGGTLTVAGVEPGSAAQKSGLAAGDKLRAIDGRAVDNATSFIDYVKAHGGKPVTLLIERGAGNGIKSESVQIVPDVKRDASTGKDIGRIGAALANQLPTVDVRYGPIESLRLGVNRTWDISVYSLRMFGRMIVGEASLKNLSGPVTIADYAGKSARLGVTAFVSFLALVSISLGVLNLLPIPVLDGGHLLYYLVEAVTGKAVSDRWQLVLQRAGLVCIVALSMIALFNDLTRLIRF
- a CDS encoding 1-deoxy-D-xylulose-5-phosphate reductoisomerase, whose protein sequence is MQKRLTLLGSTGSIGDSTLDVVARHPDRFSVYALTAHRNGDKLVAQCLRFAPEVAVVGDAETAARVAAALRAAGCKTEVTHGPDALVDVARSSQCDTVVAAIVGAAGLAPSLAAARAGKRILLANKEALVMSGQIFMDAVRDNGAVLLPVDSEHNAVFQCLPPCGEKEAQLHGGVSKIILTASGGPFRTREPATLVDVTPDEACKHPNWAMGRKISVDSATMMNKGLEVIEAHWLFNVPGSRIEVLIHPQSVIHSMVSYADGSVLAQLGNPDMRTPIAHALAFPERVDSGVAPLDLAQIASLTFEKPDFARFPCLALAIEALEAGGTASAALNAANEIAVEAFLARRIGFMSIGGVVERVLNALPNASAATLDDVIAADANARRLASGFVAELTASASGAEPIAH
- a CDS encoding phosphatidate cytidylyltransferase; the protein is MLKTRVITAIVLLAILVPVTLFAPIGAFGALIGFVVVFAAWEWGRLLKLNGAGPVAYALVAGLALIFSTYLGVAPKAVFQMAAIFWVLAGPYALLRKPVLAGGAWRAFLLFAGIVVFVACWHAVVAARTVGVAFVLSLLLVVWLADIGAYFAGKALGRHKLAPSISPGKTWEGAMGGWLAVMVIGSLAAATGLYAPTLFTAFVGHLGWARALVALTVLVAFSVVGDLFESLLKRQAGVKDSSGLLPGHGGVLDRIDALLPVLPIALLMLG
- the uppS gene encoding polyprenyl diphosphate synthase gives rise to the protein MTYTSSTVRVPDVAAVPRHVAIIMDGNGRWATERRLPRVAGHTRGVDAVRATVESCARRGVEFVTLFAFSSENWRRPTEEVSFLMRLFVTALEREIGKLHANGIRLRVVGDVAMFDDRIRALIQRAETKTARNTRLTLTIAANYGGRWDIMQATKKLIAQSLEQGTPARVDDESFAEHLAMAYAPEPDLFIRTGGEQRISNFLLWQLAYTEFYFTDTYWPDFDADALDRAIASYGDRERRFGRTSAQLASQSQKADTLSC